Sequence from the Corallococcus sp. EGB genome:
CGTTGCCCTCTTCAATCCGCTCCAGCGCCTGCAGGTGCAGCCGCGCGGGAGAGGGCGGCGGGGCCGGCGGCGGCGTGGGCGAAACCGGCGCGGGCGAGGACAGCCGCCGGGGCGCGGGCGACATCCGGGGCGCGGGCACGGGCGGCGCCACGGGCACCTGCGCGGAGGGGCGCTCCTCCGGGCGGGGCTTGCGGAAGGCCTGCAGCTCCGGGGGCCCCTCGCGCGTGAGCCCCGGCGGCGCGCGGTCCACCTCCACCGTGCCCAGGAACAGGAGTCCCCCCGGCGACAGGGCCCGCGCCAGGTGGACGATGGCCGCGTCGCGCGCGGACGGAGAGAAGTACGTGAGCACGTTGCGGCAGAGGATGAAGTCGAACTGCCCGAAGCGCTCCGGCAGCGGCGCCAGCAGGTTCGCCGGCGCGAAGCGCGCCACCCTGCGGACCTCCGGGAGGATGGACACCTGCCGCCCGTTGAGGAGCTCGTAGGTGGGGTGCAGCGCGGGCGCGGACTCGCGCCGGGACCAGGCGCCGTAGGTGCCGCGCCGCGCGGCCTCCAGGCTGGCCTCGTGCAGGTCCGAGCCCAACACCTCCACCGGCATCCCCGGGGGCGAGCACGCCAGCAGACACGCGGCCAGCGAATAGGCCTCCTCGCCGGTGGCGCACCCGGCGCTCCAGCCGCGCAGGTGCGTGGCGCCGTGGCGCAGCGCGGCCGGGATGCCCTCCTGCGCGATGTAGCGGAAGTGCTCCGGCTGGCGGAAGAAGTACGTCTCCCCCACCAGGACCGCGCGCACCAGCGTGTAGGCCAGGGGCGAGCCCAGCTGCTGCAGCTCGCTCAGGACCTCCGTGGGCACGCGCCCCCGGGCCAGCTCCGCGCGCAGCACGCGCTCCACCGCCTCGTGGGCGATGGCGTCGTCGCGGAAGCCGGTGGTGTCCGCCACCACCTCCCGGGCACGGGCCAGAAGCCTCGGGTCGAGCCCCGCACTCATGCGCTCCGCTCTTCCTCCACCGGCGCGAGCAGCGCGGGCAGGTCACGCAGGAGCCCCCGCGAGATGAACACCTTCGGATCCAGGATGGGCAGCACGCGGCTGCCGGTGCGCAGCATGCCCACGAGCCCTTCCTGCAACAGCCCGTGCTCGGCGCCGCCCACCTTCTCCCGCCGGTCGATGTCGCTCGCCTGGAACTCCTCCGGGTCCTTCACCGTGTCCACGGTGAGCGCCAGCGACACGCCCTCCACCTCGATGACCACCAGCATCCGCTCCGCGATGGCCACCTTGTGCTGGACGCCCAGCCGCAGCGCCACGTCCAGCACGCACACCGCCTGGCCGCGCAACTCCACGTACTCGCGCAGGTAGGACGGTCCGGTGGGCAGGGGCCGCGTCAGGGGCTGGAGCAGGACCTCCTTCACGGAGTCCAGCGGCACGGCGAACTCGCGCTCGCCCACGGACAGCCGCAGCACCAGCAGGGCCCCGGTCCGCGAGCGCCGGCGCGCGTTCTCCAGCGCCTCGCCCACGCGGGCCAGCAATTCGTCCGCGCGGAAGGGCTTGGCCAGGAACGCCTCCGCGCCCAGCCCCAGGCACGCCTCCGCGCGCTGCTTCTCCGAGGAGATGATGATGACCGGGATGTCCGCCGTGCCCGGGTCCGCCTTCATCCGCTGGAGGACTTCGTCCCCGTCCATCTCCGGCATGGACAGGTCCAGCAGCACCGCCGCCGGATGCAGCCGCCCCACCTTGTCCAGCGCTTCCCGGCCGTTGCTCGCCGTGTGGATGGTGTAGTGGCCGGAGAGGATGGCCCGCTCCAGTGCCAGGATGGCGTCGCTGTCATCCACCAGCAGCAGGGTCGGCAGGCTCACGTTCTTCAGGCCCCGTTCAGGAACTGACGCACCGTCTTGGTCAGCTCGTCGTGCGACACCGGTTTCTGGATGAAGGCGTTGGCCCCCGCCGCCGAGCCGCGCTGGCGCAGGTCCTCGCCCTTCTCCGCCGTCAGCAGGATGACCGGCACCTTCTGCACCTGCGCCTGGGCGCTCGCGCGGACCTCCTTCACGAAGGTGATGCCATCCATGTTCGGCATGTTGATGTCGGCGATCACCACGCTCACCGGCACCAGCCGCAACAGCTGCAACGCGCGCTGCGCGTCCTCCGCCTCGACGATGCTGACCCTGAGGTTCATCAGGTAGATCTTGAGGATGTTGCGGACGGTCGGGCTGTCGTCCACCAGCAAGACGTTGGTGCTCACTGTGCCACGGCTCCTCGCGCAGGCTCCGCGACGTGCGGGAGATGCCTGCGCTGCATGGGGAATCCTACCGTGAGCGCTCCGACGGGCGGAAGCGGGGGGCCCCCGTCCGCCGGGGAGCCTGGCAGGCGAATGTCTGGACTCTCCGAAAAAGGTCGGATGGCCTCAGCCTTCCTTCGGCGCGGGGGTCGCGGGGACCCCTTCTGGCGGTTCCACGGTGTCCACCGGGGGTGCGCCCACCGCGTGGTAGCCGCCGTCCACGTGAATCATCTCGCCCGTGGTGGAGGAGAGCCAGTCCGACAGGAGTGCACAGGCCGTCTTCGCCACGTGGTCATGGCTGTCCTTGTCGCTCCAGCCCAGCGGCGCCTGCTTCCCCCAGTACTGGGCCAGCGCCTTGAAGCCCGGGATGCCCTTGGCCGCCACGGTGGCCAGGGGGCCGGCCGCGAGCGCGTTCACCCGGATGCCCTTGGGGCCCAGGTCGCGCGCCAGGTAGCGCACGGTGGCCTCCATGGCCGCCTTGCACACCCCCATCCAGTCGTAGATGGGCCACGCCTGCCGGTTGTCGAAGTCCAGCGCCACGATGGAGCCGCCCTGGGTCATCAGCGGCGCGCACGCCACCGCCAGCTCCTTCACGGAGAAGGCGGAGATGCGGAACGCGGTCTGCGCGCTCTCCCACGGCGTGTTGAGGAAGTTGCCGCCCAGCGCGTCCTCCGGCGCGAACGCGATGGCGTGCAGCACGCCGTCCACGCGGCCCCACTTCTGCCGCAGCGCCTCCGTCAGCGCCGGAAAGTGCGCCGGGTTCGTCACGTCCAGCTCCAGCACCTCCGTGCCGGGCTTGAGCCGCTTCGCGCTGCGCTCGGTGAGGGACTTCGCCCGGCCGAACCCGGTGAGGATGACTTCCGCGCCCTGCGCGATCGCGTGCTCCGCGACGCCGAAGGCCAACGACTGCGGGGTGAGCACGCCGGTGATGAGCAGGTTCTTGCCCTGGAGGAGCATGTCGGTACGTTTCTGAAAGAGGTGGGAAAGAGGGGGCGTGTGCTTACCACTCCTGAACGGTCGTTGGGGGCCCCTGGCCCCCGTCCCGTTCGCCCCCGGATGTACGCCTGTTCAGCATGACCAGGGCCCCGGGGCCTTCTTTGAGCCCCGCCGAGCCCGAGGGAATCCGGAATTCAGTGAAGCTGCGCTCACGCGGGGCATGACTCCATCTGCTCCCTTGAGTGAAGCCTGCCAGCCGGGCACGACGCGGTTCAACAAACCTGAGGCGAAAACCCCCCAACGCAGCGCCCATCCAGTAAAAGACCCTCGCCATGGCGAATTTCCAGGACAGTTTCCTCTCGGGTGGAAACATCGACTTCATCGAGGGGCTCTACGCGCGCTTCCTCGAGAATCCGGGCAGCGTGGACGCGAGCTGGCGCGAGGTGTTCGAGCGCAACAACGGCACGGGCCGCCCCATCTTCAACACGAAGTTGCTGGAGGCTCCGACACCCGCCGCACCGGAAGGCAAGGAGGGCAAGGGCAAGGGCAAGGCGAACGGCGCCGCCGCTCCGGCCGCCGCCGCGGCGCCCCAGGCCCCTGCCGCTCCGGCGCAGGACATGGGGCTGCAGTCGAAGGTGGATCAGGCCATCACCGCCTTCCGCCTGCGCGGCCACCTGCGCGCGACGCTGGATCCGCTGGAGCGTCCCCGCCCGCAGCTGGGCCACGTGGCGGACGTGGCGCTGATGGACGAGAACCACTTCTCCGCGAAGGAGATGGAGCAGGCGGTCGAGTGCAACAACGTCTTCCCGCAGCAGCGCGTGCGCCTGTCGGAGCTCGTCACGCGCCTGCGCCGCACGTACTCCAGCCACATCGGCGTGGAGTTCATGCAGATGCTCGACAGCGAGCGTCGCCGCTGGCTCATGCAGCGCATGGAGCACAGCGAGAACCGCACGCAGTTCTCCGTGGAGGAGCAGCGGCACATCCTCACCAAGCTCTCCTACGCGGAGGGCTTCGAGAACTTCCTGCACACGAAGTACGTGGGCGCCAAGCGCTTCAGCCTGGATGGCGGCGAGGCCCTCATCCCCATGCTGGACGCGATGCTGGAGGTCGGCAGCAGCATGGGGCTGAAGGAGCTGGTCATCGGCATGGCCCACCGCGGCCGCCTCAACGTGCTGACCAACATCCTGGGCAAGAAGCCGGATCAGATCTTCAGCGAGTTCGACGGCCCCAAGGACCCCAAGGCGTACCTGGGCCGCGGCGACGTGAAGTACCACATGGGCTTCTCGTCGGACCACGCCACGCGCTCGGGCAAGAACGTGCACCTGTCGCTGGCGTTCAACCCCAGCCACCTGGAGTGCGTGGGCCCCGTGGTGGAGGGCCGCGTGCGCGCCAAGCAGGACCGCGGCGGGGACACCGAGCGCACGCAGGTGATGCCGCTGCTCATCCACGGCGACGCGGCCTTCATCGGCCAGGGCATCACGTCGGAGACGCTCAACTTCTCCGGCCTCAAGGGCTACACCACGGGCGGCACGGTCCACATCGTCATCAACAACCAGGTGGGCTTCACCACCGACCCGTCGGACTCGCGCACCAGCATCTACTCCACCGCCATCGCGCAGATGCTGGACATCCCGGTGTTCCACGTGAACGGGGATGACCCGGAGGCGTGCGTGCACGCGGCGCGGCTGGCGGCCGAGTACCGCCAGACGTTCAAGAGCGACGTGGTCATCGACCTCATCTGCTACCGCCGCTACGGCCACAACGAGGGCGACGACCCGTCCTTCACCCAGCCGGCGATGTACGACCTCATCCGCAAGCACCCGCCGGTGCGCGCGCTCTACGCGAAGGCGCTGGCGGAAGCGGGCCGCATCAGCGCGGAGGACTCGGACGCCATCAAGCAGCGCTGCTTCCAGGACTTCGACGCGGCGCTCACCCGCGCCCGCCAGGAGAGCCAGTTCAAGGAGCCCAACGCGCTGGAGGGCCTGTGGAAGCCCTACAAGGGCGGCCTGCTGAAGAACGCGCCCCAGGTGTCCACGGCGGTGGCCAAGCCCACCCTGCGTGACGCGCTCCAGAAGCTGGCCACGGCGCCGGAGGGCTTCAACGTCCACCGCGACGTGGAGCGCACGGTGCTCAAGAAGCGCCAGGGCATGCTGGAGAGCGAGGAGCTGCAGTGGAGCGAGGGCGAGTCGCTGGCGTACGCGACGCTCCTGTCGGAGGGCTACGGCATCCGCCTGTCCGGCCAGGACAGCGAGCGCGGCACCTTCAGCCACCGCCACGCGGTGCTGCACGACACGCAGACGGGCGAGGAGTACGTGCCCCTGCGCCAGTTCGCTTCCGGCAAGGCGACCTTCAACGTCTACAACAGCCCGCTGTCGGAGATGGGCGTGCTGGGCTTCGACTACGGCTACAGCCTGGACGTGCCGGACGGCCTCACGCTGTGGGAGGCGCAGTTCGGTGACTTCGCCAACGGCGCGCAGATCATCATCGACCAGTTCATCGCCGCGGCGGAGAGCAAGTGGCGGCGGCTGAGCGGCATCACGCTGCTGCTGCCGCACGGCTACGAAGGCCAGGGCCCGGAGCACTCCAGCGCGCGCCTGGAGCGCTTCCTGGACCTGTGCGCCGAGGACAACCTCCAGGTCTGCTACCCCACCACGCCCGCGCAGATCTTCCACCTGCTGCGCCGCCAGGTGCTGCGCCCCGTGCGCAAGCCGCTCATCATCATGTCGCCCAAGAGCCTCCTGCGCCGTCCGGAGGCGACCAGCCGCATGGACGAGCTGGCCACGGGCGCGTTCCAGGAAGTCATCCCGGACGCGAAGGCGGACCCCGCGAAGGTGAAGCGGCTGCTCTTGTGCAGCGGCAAGGTGTACTACGACCTGGCCAAGGCCCGGGACGAGCGCAAGGACGACTCCATCGCCATCGTGCGCGTGGAGCAGCTCTACCCGTTCCCGCAGGACGAGCTGGCGAAGCTGGTGGCGAAGCTGCCGGCGCTCCAGGAGCTGTACTGGGTGCAGGAGGAGCCGCGCAACGCGGGCGGCTGGCACTTCATGTTCCCCCACCTGCACGACCTGCTCTCCGGCCGTTCGCAGCAGCAGACGGTGAAGCTGGGCTACATCGGCCGCGCCGAGGCCGCCAGCCCCGCCACCGGTTTCACGAAGACGCACGACTACGAGCAGCAGCTCATCATCGAAGAAGCCATCCTCCGAGGACCCCAGAATGGCCGTTGAACTGAAAGTCCCCCCGCTCGGCGAATCCATCACCGAGGCCGTCGTCGGCAAGTGGAACAAGAAGCAGGGTGAGTCCGTCGCCGCGGACGAGCCGCTCGTCGTGCTGGAGACCGACAAGGTCACCATCGACGTGCCGGCCCCCGCCGCCGGCAGCATCGCGTCCATCGCCTTCAAGGAGGGCGACAAGGTCCGCGTGGGTGACGTGCTGGGCACCATCGAGGCCGGTGCCGGCGCGGGCGCTCCCGCCGTGGCCGCCGCCACGCCCGCGCCCGCCCAGGCCGCGGCGCCGGTGGCCGCGCCGGCCGCTCCGGTGGCCAGCGACACGCGCATCACCCCCACCGCCAGGAAGATGGCGGAGGAGAACCGGGTGGACGTGGGCCAGCTGAAGGGCTCCGGCGCCGGTGGCCGCATCATGAAGGAGGACGTGCAGGGTCAGCTGAACCGCCCGGCCGCCGCCCCGGCCCCGGCCGCGCCGTCCGGCCCCCGCCCCAACGCCGCGCGCGAGGAGCGCGTGCGCATGACGCCCCTGCGCAAGCGCGTGGCCGAGCGCCTCATCCAGGCGCAGTCCACCGCCGCCATGCTCACCACCTTCAACGAGGTGGACATGGGCGAGGTGATGGCGCTCCGCAAGAAGTACAACGACAAGTTCCAGGCGAAGCACGGGGTGAAGCTCGGGTTCATGAGCTTCTTCATCCGCGCGTCCGTGGAGGCCCTCAAGGCGTTCCCGCAGATCAACGCGGAGATCGACGGCGAGGACGTCATCTTCAAGCACTACTACGACATCGGCGTGGCCGTGAGCGGCAGCCGCGGTCTGGTGGTGCCGGTGGTGCGTGACGCGGACAAGCTGTCGCTCGCGGAGCTGGAGAAGACGGTCGGTGACTACGGCGGCCGTGCGCGCAACGACAAGCTGACGATGGCGGACCTCACGGGTGGCACGTTCACCATCACCAACGGCGGCATCTTCGGCTCCATGCTGTCCACGCCCATCCTGAACCCGCCGCAGACGGGCATCCTGGGCATGCACAACATCGTGGAGCGCCCCGTGGCCCGCGACGGCCAGGTGGTCATCCGGCCCATCATGTACATCGCCCTGACGTACGACCACCGCCTGGTGGACGGCCGTGAGGCGGTGCAGTTCCTCGTGCGCGTGAAGGAGTGCATCGAGGACCCGGAGCGCCTGCTTCTCGACATCTGACGGACACTCCGCGCCTGGAGCGGGGACGCAAGACGGGCAATTCCCGTGGGCCGGCTGGACTTCCAGTCGGCCCTTTCACTACAACTAGAGCCGTCTCCCCGGTCGTCGGGCAGAACGGGTGGCCTTCCCCACGGCTGCCCTGCAAACGCAAGGAAGCGCAATGGCAACTGGTACCGTGAAGTGGTTCAACGACGCGAAGGGCTTCGGCTTCATCACCCAGGACGGCGGCGGCGAGGACGTGTTCTGCCACCACACCGCCATCAACATGGATGGTTTCCGCACCCTGGCCGAGGGCCAGAAGGTGGAGTTCGAAGTCACCAAGGGCCCGAAGGGCCTGCAGGCGCAGAACGTTCGCGCCGCCTGATTCGCGTCCTCAGCCATTCCCCACGGACTGGTTGAAGTCAAAGAGGCCCGGACCCGCGGTGGGGTTCCGGGCCTCTCCTTCTTCCAGGCGTGGCGCCGCGCGGCCTACTTCTTCAGGGTCTGCTCGAAGTGGGCGATGACGCGCTCGTACTGGCGCTCGGTGACGACGGGGTCCGGCACCATGTGCGTGAGGCCGGACAGCGGCAGCAGCTGGTGCGGCTTGCCCGCGCGGAAGAGGGCATCCGACAGCTTCAGCGTGTGGAAGAAGTACACGTTGTCATCCGCGGTGCCGTGGATGAGCAGCAGGGCCCCAATGGGGCTGTCCTTCTTCGCGTACGTCAGCAGGCTGCTGACCTCGTAGGCCTGGGGGCTCTCCTCGGGCAGGCCCAGGTAGCGCTCGGTGTAGTGCGTGTCGTAGTCGCGCCAGTCCACCACCGGGGCGCCGGACACGGCGGACTTGAAGAAGTCCGGGCGCTTCAGCGCGGCCAGCGCGGCCATGTAGCCGCCGAAGCTCCAGCCGGTGATGCCCACGCGGCTCAAGTCCATCTCCGGCACCTCCTTCGCCAGGGCCTGCACCGCCTCAATCTGATCATCCAGGGTGACGGTGGCGAAGTCGTGCTTCACCGCGCGGTTCCAGTCGGAGGTGCGCAGCGGCGTGCCGCGCCCGTCCACCTTCACCACCAGGAAGCCGTGGTCCGCGAACCACTGGCTGAGCAGGTGCGCGGCCATGGACTGGTGCACGACGGTGACGGTGGGGCCCGCGTAGACCTCCACGATGACGGGCAGCTTCTGGCCGGGCTTGAAGTCGCGCGGCTTCACCAGCGAGGTCCAGAACTTCTTCGGGCCCACCTGGCGCACCTCGAAGTTCGGCGTGAAGGGCGGCTCCTGCGCCACCTCGGGCAGCTCGCCCAGCTTCGTGCCGTCGGCCTTGAGCACCAGCGTGCGCGGCATGCTCTTGGGGCCCTGGGTGTTGAGGACGATGAGGCCGCCGTTCTTGGAGACGAGGCCGTTCTCCACGGCCGGGCCGGTGGTGCCGGTGGACACCTGCTCCGGAGCGCCGCCGGACTTCACGCGCCACAGGTGGCTTTCGGTGGGGTTGGGGCCGCCGGTGAAGAAGAGCGTCTTGTCCGCCTGGACGAAGCGGGCGAGGTTGCGGAAGCCCGCGTCCGGCTTCACCACGGAGCGGTCCAGCTCACCGTTGGCCTTGCGCAGCTCCACCTCCGCGCCGCCGTTGCGCTCGGTGTACCAGAGGAAGCCGGAGCCATCCTCCAGCCACAGCGGGAAGTCCTGGGCCAGCTCCACCCACGCGTTGTCCTTCTCCGTGAGGAGCACGCGCGTCTTGCCCGTGGCGGGGTCCACCGCGAGCACCTGCTCCTCCGTCTGGAGGCGGTTCTGCACCACGAGGGTCAGCGGCCCGCCCTTGTCCCACTTCACCGTGGCCAGGTAGGGGTACTTCGCCGCGTCCCACTGCGCCCACACCGTCTTGCCGCCGGCGGCGGGCGTGATGCCCAGGCGCACCTTCGCGTTGGCCTTGCCGGGGCGCGGGTACGGGAACACGTCCCCGCCCTTCTCCGGGTGCATCACGTCCACGATGGTGAGCTTCTCCACGTCGGACGTGTCGGACTCCGTGTACGCGATGGACTTCGAGTCCGGGCTCCACCAGTAGCCGGAGAAGCGGCTCATCTCCTCCTGCGCCACGAACTCCGCCAGGCCGTGCGTCTTGTCCGCCGTCCCGCCCTGCGTGACGCGCTTCTCCTGGTTGTTGGAGAGCTCCACCCGGTAGACGTCGTGGTCCCGGACGTAGGCCACCTGCTTGCCGTCCGGCGACAGGCGCGGGTCGATGACGCCGGGGCCCGTCTTGAGCTCCGTGGACTTCCCCGTCGCGCGGTCCACCACGTAGAGGCGGCCGGAGAGGGGCACCAGCAGCTGGGTGCCGTCCTCGGAGAGGCTGTAGGAGGTGAAGCCCCGGGCGCTCACGCGCATGCGCTCGCGGCGGGCCTTCTCCTCGGGGGACAGGGTCTCCTCGGCGCCCTTGAGCAGGGCCTCCGGAGTGAGCAGCTCACGCGCCTGGCCGCCGGCCACGTCGAACGCGTAGAGCATCTGCACGTTGGACGTGGGGGACGTGCGCAGGAAGAGGACGGACTTCTCGTCAGGGGTGATGCGCGTGCCCACCGGGCGCCCGCTCTGGAAGCGGCGCGTCTCGGCGTACTGGCGCAGGAAGGTGTCCGGCTGCTTTTGCGAAGGGGCCATGGCGGAGGGTTTGCGCTCCTGGGCGATGGAGGGGGCGCTGCTCATGAGGAGGAGCGCGGCGGCGGTGAGGACCTGACGCATGCGTAGCTGAATCCCCGCGCGAGGCGGGGCTCCTTTCGCGAGAAGGTGCGGGCAAGCCTACACTCCGGCCGCCGCGCGGCCCTCCCAACGTCCGGCCCTGGTGAGGATTCCCACGGGAAGCGGGCGGCGCCCGCGGCACCTGGACCTTCCCGCTACTTCAGGTTCTGCTGGAAGTGGGCGATGACGCGCTCGTACTGACGCTCCATGACGAGCGGGTCCGCCACCATGTGCGTGAGGCCGGACAGGGGCAGGAACTGGTGCGGCTTGCCCGCGCGGAAGAGGGCATCCGACAGCTTCAGCGCGTGGAGGAAGTACACGTTGTCGTCCGCGGTGCCGTGAACCACCAGCAGCGCGCCGATGGGCCCCTCCTTCTTCGCGTAGGTCAGCAGGCTGTTGACTTCGTAGGCCTGGGGGCTCTCCTCGGGGAGGCCCAGGTAACGCTCGGTCGCGTGCGTGTCGTAGTCGAGCCAGTCCGTCACCGGAGCACCCGCGACGCCGGCCTTGAAGAAGTCCGGGTGCTTCATCACCGCCAGGGCGGACATGTATCCACCGAAGCTCCAGCCAAAGATGCCCACGCGGCCCAGGTCCATCTCTGGCACCTCCTTCGCCAGGGCCCGCATCGCATCCATCTGGTCCTCCAGGATGGGGGTGGCGTAGTCGTGCTTCACCGCGCGGTTCCACTCGGCGGTGCGAAGCGGCGTGCCGCGCCCGTCCACCCGCACCACCAGGAAGCCCTGATCCGCCATCCACTGGTCGAGCAGGTGCACGGCCATGGACTGATGCACCATGGTCTTGATGGGGCCGCCGTAGATGTCCACGATGACGGGCAGCTTCTTGCCGGGCTTGAAGTCACGCGGCTTCACCAGCGACGTCCAGAACCTCCTCGCGCCCACCTGACGCACCTCGAAGTCCGGCGTGAAGGGGGGCTCCTGGGCGACGGAAGGCAGTTCGCCCAGCATCGAGCCATTGCCCTTGAGCACCAGCATGCGAGGCATGGTCTTGGGGCTCTGCCTGCTGAGGACGATGAGCCCCCCGTCCTTGGAGACGAGGCCGCCCTCTTCCGCGGAACCGCGGGTGCCCGTGTCCACCCGCTCCGGCGACCCTCCGAGCTTCACGCGCCACAGGTGGCTCTCGGTGGGGTTCGGGTCGCCATTGAAGAACAGCGTCTGGTCCGCCTGGACGAAGCGGGAGAGGCTCCGGAAGCCGACGCCCGGCTTCACCACGGAGCGGTCCAGGTCCCCGTTGGCCTTGCGCAGTTCCACTTCCGAAGCGCCGTTGCGGTCGGTGTACCAGAGGAAGCCGGAGCCATCCTCCAGCCACACCGGGAACTCCTGGTGCAGGTCGATCCACGCCGCGTCCTTCTCCGTGAGGAGCACGCGCGTCTTGCCCGTCGCCGGATCTACCGCGAGCAGTTGTTCTTCCGTCTGGGGCCGGTTCTGCACGAGCAACGTCAGCGGCCCGCCCTTGTCCCACTTCACCGTGGCCAGGTAGGGGTACTTCGCCGCGTCCCACTGCGCCCACACCGTCTTGCCACCCGTGACGGGCGTGATGCCCAGGCGCACCTTCGCGTTGGCCTTGCCCGCGCGTGGATAGGGGAAGGTTGCCCCGGGCTGCTCCGGGTGCATCACGTCCACGACGGTGAGCTTCTCCACGCCGGACGTGTCGGACTCCGCATAGGCGATGAACTTCGAGTCCGGGCTCCACCAGTAGCCGGAGAAGCGGTTCATCTCCTCCTGCGCCACGAACTCCGCCAGGCCGTGCGTCTTGTCCGCCGTCCCGCCCTGCGTGACGCGCTTCTCCTGATTGGCGTTCAGGTCCACCCGGTAGACGTCGTGGTCACGGACGTAGGCCACCTGCTTGCCGTCCGGTGACAGGCTCGGGTCGATGACGCCGGGGCCCGTCTTGAGCTCCGTGGACTTCCCCGTCGCGCGGTCCACCGCGTAGAGCCGTCCGGCCAGAGGCACCAGCAGGCGCGTTCCGTCCTCGGAGAGGTCGTAGGACGTGAAGCCCCGGGCACTGACGCGCATGCGCTCGCGGCGGGCCTTCTCCTCGGGGGACAGGGTCTCCTCCGCGCCCTTGAGCAGGGCCTCGGGCGTGAGCAGCTCTCGCGTCTGTCCGCTGGCCACGTCGAACGCGTAGAGCATCCGCACGTTGGACGTGGGGGACGTGCGCAGGAAGAGGACGGACTTCTCGTCGGGGGTGATGCGCGCACCCACGGGCCTCCCGTTCATGAACCGCCCTGTCTCGGCGTACTGGCGAAGGAAGGACGAATGCTCCTGGGCCAGGACGGGCATCCCCAGGAGGAGCAGCGCGACGGTGACGAATGGACGCATGCGTGATTGAACCCCGCGGGACGGGGCTCCTTTCGCGGCAAGATGGGACACGTCTCGAACGCCGGAGTCTGGAGGGGATTTCCTCCCGCATGAACCCAAATGATGACGTTGCCCTGCGCCACCTGCGCCTCGCGGGCGTGGTGCGGTTGGGGCTGGGCGGAGGCCGGGGCCCGACGGATGCGTATGTGTTCGACCCGCATCGGCTCGCACTGCCCGCATGGGCCTGTGCGCTCGGCGATGAGGGGCCCCCTGCCCTGCTCGTCACGCTGGACCGGCACCTGGACATCGTGGTGCCCGAGCGCCCCGCGGACATGCCGGACCGCTCCGCCGGCCTGCGCGCCTTGGATGAACACACGCGGTGGCGCCTGGACGTGCGCAACTACGACCACATCCTCGCGGCCATGGAGGCGAACCTCGTCGGTGACGCGCTGCTCATCGCGCGCACCCGGCCCCGGGGCTCCTTCTCCGGGGACACCTACGTGGACACGCGCGGCCGCTCGCACCGCATCGTGACGGTGACGACGGTGGACCGCGCGGCGGAGGCGTACCTGCACCCCGGCCCCACGGACGCGGTGCGCGACGTCCTGGAGGCCGCGTCCGCCGTGCTGCTGGACCTGGACCTGGACTGCTTCACCAGCCTGAGCGACGCGGACCCCACCACCGTGCTGCCGTGGCCGAAGTCCGTCATCCGCGAGTTCCTCCTGCCGCCCGACTCGGAGCCCTTCTGGGACGCGGTGCTGGGCAAGGCGGTGGCGCTGACGCTCGCGCGCGAGCCGCACCACTGCGGCGGGCTGCTCGCGTCCGGCGAGCTGTTCCGCGACGTGGCGGACGTCCTCTTCCGCGAGCTGCTGCGCGTCGAGCCGCCCTGAGAAAAGTCAAGGCGAGTCGAGGAACGTGGGCCGGTAGTCCGTCACCTGCCCGCTGCTGAGCGACAGGCGGCTGCCCACCGGGGGACGGTCGCCGTTGAGCACGTAGCCGAAGTCGATGCGGAACGGGAACACGTTGAACTGCGGGAACAAGAGCCGCAGGCCCACGCCCACCGTGGTCACCATCTCCGGCCGCTTGTTGAACGCGCTGCCGGAGTCGA
This genomic interval carries:
- a CDS encoding UPF0489 family protein — its product is MNPNDDVALRHLRLAGVVRLGLGGGRGPTDAYVFDPHRLALPAWACALGDEGPPALLVTLDRHLDIVVPERPADMPDRSAGLRALDEHTRWRLDVRNYDHILAAMEANLVGDALLIARTRPRGSFSGDTYVDTRGRSHRIVTVTTVDRAAEAYLHPGPTDAVRDVLEAASAVLLDLDLDCFTSLSDADPTTVLPWPKSVIREFLLPPDSEPFWDAVLGKAVALTLAREPHHCGGLLASGELFRDVADVLFRELLRVEPP